Within the Microbacterium sp. CGR2 genome, the region TCGTCCTCCTGCAGCACGAGCCCTCGCACCCATTTCGCGCTCTTCCAGAAGTACAGGTGCGGCACGAGGAGACGAGCCGGTCCGCCGTGCTCCGGATCAAGCGCGTCGCCGTCGTATTCGTAAGCGACCCATGCGCGTCCGCCCAGTACCTCGGCCAGCGGAAGGTTCGTCGTGTACCCGCCGAACGAATGCGCCATGACGAAGTCGACGTCGGTCTCGACATCGGCGAAAAGAGTGTCGAGAGAGACGCCCTTCCAGCTGGTTCCCAGCTTCGACCAGGTGGTCACACAGTGGATGTCGACCGTGATGTCCTCCGCGGGCAGGGCCAGGAACTGCTCCCACGTCCACCGATGCGTCTGCCCGCGCTCCGTATGGATGAAGAATTCCCAATCGGCCGTGTCGACAGCTGGTGTGGGGCCGGCGGAAAGCACCGGAAAGGAGTCGGTCAGGTGCTGCCCCGGCGGAAGCGCGGAATCGGCGTCGCGGTGGCGACCTCGGAAGACTGCCATGATCTCTCTTTCGACCGGTCGGTGTGCGGAAGCTGTTCGGTTATGCCTCGCACCCTACGCGATCCTGCGGCACCCGTGTGCTTACATGAGAAGCCATGAAGAGACGCGGATTCGACCACACCGGGGCACCGCTCTCGCTGTCCGTGGTGATCCCGGTCAAAGACGATGCCGAGCACCTTCGCGCATGTCTCGCCGCCCTCAGCAGGCAGACCCGCGTCCCCGACGAGATCATCATGGTCGACAACGGCTCGAGCGACGGGTCGGCGGCGGTTGCGCAGAGCTTCGGTGCCACCGTCGTGCCGTGCGCGCAGCCCGGCGTGCCGGCGGCGAGCGCCCGCGGGTACGACGCCGCCACGGGTGATGTCATCCTGCGGCTCGACGCCGACTGCGTCCCCGGCGACGGATGGGTCGAGATGGTGGAGCGTGCTTTCGCGCAGCATCCACACGTCTCCGTCTATACGGGAGGCGCCCGTTTCATCGACGGCCCTCCCGCCCTGCGCGCCCCGCTCGCCACCGTGTATCTGGGCTCCTACGCTCTGGTCTGCGCGACGACCCTCGGCCACCTGCCGGTCTTCGGCTCGAACCTGGCGTTCCGGCGCTCTGCGTGGCTCGACGTCCGATCGCGGGTGCACAGTGACGACCCTGAACTGCACGACGACCTCGATCTCGCCTTTCACCTCGGCGAGCGCCACAGCATCCGACTTCTCCCGCACACGCAGATGGGCATCTCGATGCGGCCGTTCATGGACGGGAGCGCGTTCGCCCGTCGGGTTCTCCGCGGCTTCCGCACCGTGATCGTGCATTGGCCGCAGGACTTCCCTCCGGTGCGGTGGGTGCGACTCGCACTGCGTCGCCTTCTCCACCGTCTCGGCGTGCCCACTCCGGCAGCGGTGCGACGGTGAACGTCGCTCTGATCGGACCGGCGTCGCCGCCCGACCTGCATGTGATGACGTTCAACGTCCGCCGACGACTGGAGCGACTGGCGTGGCGGTCGTCAGACCGGTGGAGCGTGCGTCGACCACGTCTCGCGGCCTTGCTTCGCACCGAGCGTCCGACCGTGCTGGGGGTGCAGGAGGCGCTGCCGGATCAGGCGTCGGACGTCCTCGAAGCGCTCGGCAGCTCCTACAGATACGTCGGTCACGGACGGCAACCGGGCCCGAGGGGCGAGGGGTGCCCCGTCTACTACGACACCGAGCACCTCGAGTTGCGTGACTGGCGCCAGGTACCGCTCTCCGAGCGTCC harbors:
- a CDS encoding glycosyltransferase family 2 protein, with the protein product MKRRGFDHTGAPLSLSVVIPVKDDAEHLRACLAALSRQTRVPDEIIMVDNGSSDGSAAVAQSFGATVVPCAQPGVPAASARGYDAATGDVILRLDADCVPGDGWVEMVERAFAQHPHVSVYTGGARFIDGPPALRAPLATVYLGSYALVCATTLGHLPVFGSNLAFRRSAWLDVRSRVHSDDPELHDDLDLAFHLGERHSIRLLPHTQMGISMRPFMDGSAFARRVLRGFRTVIVHWPQDFPPVRWVRLALRRLLHRLGVPTPAAVRR
- a CDS encoding sulfite oxidase-like oxidoreductase, which gives rise to MAVFRGRHRDADSALPPGQHLTDSFPVLSAGPTPAVDTADWEFFIHTERGQTHRWTWEQFLALPAEDITVDIHCVTTWSKLGTSWKGVSLDTLFADVETDVDFVMAHSFGGYTTNLPLAEVLGGRAWVAYEYDGDALDPEHGGPARLLVPHLYFWKSAKWVRGLVLQEDDNLGFWEENGYNAHGDPWREERYA